The genome window GATCACCAGCGAGACCAGGCCAAACATTGCTGCGAACACGGGAAGTCCTCCGAACGAGACATGTTTCAGTACGCAACAGCCGTGATTCCGGTTTCATCCCCAGCCTCCCCAGTGTCTGAGGAGGAGACTCCTTACCAGCGAATGACCGCACTCCCCCACAAGAATCCCGACCCGAACGCCGTCACCGCCAGCAGGTCACCGCGCTTGAGCCGCCCGGCCCGGACGCACTCGTCGAGCGCAATCGGAATGGTTGCCGCCGTGGTATTCCCGAAGCGCTGGATGTTGTTGTAGACCTGGTCGTCGCGCAACTCGAGCGAGCGCTGTACCAGCTCCGAGATCCGCAGGTTGGCCTGATGGGGAATGAGCAGGGTGAGATCGCTCGTGGCGACGTTCGCCTTGGCCAGCGCCGCGCGCACCGATTCCGGCATCCGGGTGGTCGCGTGGCGGAATACTTCACGACCATTCATCTGCAGGAACGCCTTCGCCCCGACGTGCTCATGCTGCACCCGCGGATGGTAGATCGCCCCCGGTGCGTCGACCCAGAGTTCATGGGCATAGCCGCCGTCGCCGTGCAGATCGATCGCGAGCACCGCCGACGCGTCGTCCCCCTCGACCGCACCCACGATGACCGCCCCGGCGCCGTCGGCGAAAATCACCGCCGAGTCGCGGCCGGCCGAGGAGACGTCGAGTGCCGTCGACTGGATCTCCTGCCCGACGATCAAGATGGTGCGAAAGGTCCCCGCCTTGATGAAGGCGTCGGCCATCGACAGCGAATAGACGAACCCCGAGCATTGCGCCCGCAGATCGAACGCCGGAATGTTGCCGAACCCCATCGCGTGCTGCAGCAGCACGCCGTTGCCGGGAGCAAAGTGATCGGCGGTCGAGGTCGCGTAGATGATTGCGTCGATGTCGGCGACGGTGAGCCCGGCCATCTCGAGCGCCTTGTTTGCCGCGCCAGTGGCGAGCTCGATTCCCGTCTCTCCCTCACGGATCCAGCGCCGCTCCCTGATGCCGGTCCGCTGGGAGATCCACTCGTCGGAGGTATCCATGATGGCCGCGAGGTCGTCGTTGGTCACGACGCGCTCGGGCACCAGATGTCCGGTACCGATGATCTGCAAATTGGGCATCACGAAAGGTAAGGCGGAACCGAAGCGAGGGGAGGGGAACGGGCGGCCCCCGCCTGACAGGACAATCACACTGCCGACTTGATCACCCCGGCGCTCCGCGGTATCGTGAAGCACAACTGAGTGCAACGCGTCGAGCGTAGGGGCCCCTCCCGGGGTGCATGGTCGACGTTGTCAACACGGACTCCCTGGCCGGTTACGGGGTAGTTCGTGGTCTTGCGTCTACCCCCCAGGCAACACGCAACGGAGGTACGACATGAGGCAGGTTCTTCGGTTGTTGGGGATCGGCATTGTCGCCGGCGCAGGCCCCGCGATGGCCCAGACCATCGACGTCCCGCTCGCTGCCGCCCAATGGCAGGCCAGCGACAGCATCCGCTTCGAGCAGTGGCAAGGCCGACCGGCCCTCTGGATCAACAAGGGCTTCGCCTGGGCGACTGGCGTGAGCGCCGCCAACGGTAGTTTCGAGGCCGATATCTGGACCGGCGCCTCGGCCCAGAACATCGGCATCACCTTCCACACCCGCGACCGCAATGCCTCAGAAGTCATCTTCGTCCGGCCTGGCCTCAGCGGGACACCGGAATCCGTCCAATATGGTCCGGCCCTCAACGGTACCGGCGTCGCGTGGCAGATCTATCACGGCGATGGCGCCAACGCGGTCGCCAACATCGCTCGCGAGACGTGGGTCCATCTCGAAGTGCGCGTCGCTGGCGACACGGCCCGATTCTACCTCGAGCACGCTGCCGAGCCGATTCTCACGGTGCCGCACCTCGTACTCGGGCCCGATGCCGGCGGCAGTATCGGCGTCTGGACCGGCGCGTTCGGGCGCGGTGCCTGGTTCTCGAACGTGCGCTACACTGCCGACAACGGCAGCCACCCTGTTCCATCGCCGCCGCTTCCGATCGGCACCATTACCGATTGGGAGATTTCGCAGGCATTCGAGGCCGCGACCCAGACGCCAGGGTCATTGCCAGCACCAGCTTCGCTGAAGTGGGAGAGAGTGCGCGCCGAGGCGCCTGGGCTGGTGTTGCTGAATCGCTACCGTGTGGCGCCAGCGCGCGGTGCGCCGGGAGCATTTCCTGACAGCATTCTGGGTGGGCAGGTCAACGGATCACGCGTGGTGTACGCCCGCACCGTGATCACGGCAGCCAAGGCCGGCATCCGCCGCATTCACGTCGGCTTCAGCGACGCCGCAGTGCTCTACAGCAACGGTGTGCCGCTCTTCGCCGGCTTTCGACCGGCGTACCTCAACGATCTTGGCTACATGAATCTGCTGGGCGATGCGGTCTATCTGCCGCTCAAGGCCGGGCGCAACGAAATCGTGCTTGCGGTCACCGAATACTTCGGCGGGTGGGCCTTCTCGGCCCGGCTCGATCCGTAGTTGAACGAATGGGGTGCGGCTCCCTCAGTTGGGGAACCGCACCCCGCGCGCCGCGAGGGTGTCATCGTCGTAACGAACTTCGAATGTCGCCGGCCGACCAGCCACACGCTTGAACGTGAAAAGCATGTCAGGACGTAACACTTCGTAGATCTCCCCGCTCTTGTCATACAGGCCGGGCGCAAAGATTTCCGGCGCAACCCGGATCATCGCGAACTTTCCCATCCAGTTGTCGTTCGGCTCGAACTGCGCCTTCAGCGTGCCGTTCTCGTGGGTAAGGATCAGCTCCTTGGTCTTGCCGCTGTCTCTTCCCTCCATCTCGGTGTAGCGGAACTTCCCGAGGTACGGCCGCGCCTCAGACTCGGCCAGCTCCACCTTCAATGATGGTTGCACCACCAGCTTCATCGTGGCCCGGGTGGTGCCCCACTGCATCGCAATGGTGCCACCACCCACGCTGAGTTCCGGTATCGACCAGGTCAGTACATCAACGAACTGCGCCTGATCGATCGTGACCGGAAAGCGGATCTGCCTGGCAGCGGAATCAGGTGGATCCATATGGAAGCGGTGCGAATCCGGATCGAGCACCATCGTCCAGTCGCCCTGTTCCTTGAGGATCATCCAGACGGCGTACTTCCCTTTCGGCACCGGACGGCCGCCAATCGTCACATCCTTGCTCACTTCCAGCGTCGTGGCCCAGTTGGCGCCGGGCGTCCACGTTTCGCCCCAGTGCGCGGCCGGCGTGCCGAACAGTTTCGTCCTCCCCCGCGTACGCGGACGCGAGTAGGTGATCGTGAGCTTCGTGCCATCAATCATCTGAGTGATCGAGCCGAGCTCACTGGCGCGGATCTGTGCCGGCGAAGCGACGGGGAGTGCGCAGATCATCATGGCAGCAACAATCGCGGCGCGGAGACCAGCGGTCATGGCAGGATGCCTCGGTTGGGGCAGGCGAGCAGTCTCAAGGGTCTGCGTCAATCACCAAACTGCGCGTCGACCGCGACACGAATCTCGTCGAGCGTCTTTCCTTCCTTGTGTAGGCGGGCCGCGAGCCGCCCCTGTCCCTGGCAGATGGGACAGTGCTGCGCCATCGCGTCGCCTTCGTAACAGGTGAGCAGGGAATAGAATCCGGGTGATGCGGCACAGCCGCAGTTGCAGCGGATGCCATCGATCACGCCGGGAATCGCACGAATGGAGTCGAACAGCGGCGCGAGCTTGGGATTGTGCGTGAGCTGTTCCTTGGTGAGCACCTTGGCCGCAGTGATACCGACGCGCGGGGTCGGGTGCGGCCCGAGCACGGCGCCGGGACGACAGCGATGCACCATCGCGGCGGCGTGCGGTGGCGGAGCGATCACTAACCCCGCCACCACGGCACTGCACGACTGCAGAAAGGCCCGGCGATCGATCATCTCACCCTCCGCTTACCGTCGGAAGAGGTACGCCACCTTCAGGAAGAAGCCATCATCGAGGCGCCGCAGGTTCTGCAACGTGAGCGTCTGGTCGCCATCGAGCGTGGAGCCGTAGCCGAGGAAGGCCACGGTGCCCGGCGTCGGCTCATACGACGCGAGCCAGTCCATGCGAAGGCGATTCCGCTTGGTCGCACCGGCCGGCGTGCCATCCACGAGAATCGCATAGCCCGTGGCCGGGTCGCGCAGGGCTGCCTGCCGCTCGGAACGATACTCCCCAACCAGCCGGAAGAAGAGGGCACGATTCGGTTGCACTTCGACTTTCACGCGGGGAATCACCGTTCTCGCAAATTCACTCCCATCCGCCGCGCGCGCCAGCTTGGTCCACGTCACCGTTCCCGACAGCCGGGTGCTCGGCGTCGGCCGCAGGTTCACCGACCCGCGGAGCGTGGTGACTTCACCCTGTGCCGCCTCGGGGAAGATCGGTGTGCGACCAAGGTTGGTCGAGATCGAGGCATCGAACTGCTTGTAGAGCGGCGTCGAGATGCTCGCATTGCCGCTCCACTGATCGAAGACACCGCTCGCGAGGGCGAACGGGAGCGTCGAGGTCGGCCCGGCCACGGTGTAGTTGGTGTAGTTGTTCCGCTCGAAACGGGCGAACCCTTCGGAGAACTGTCCGCTCACGTTCCAGCCGCCACGGAAGCGGAAGCTCCAGTTGAGCTGCGCAGCGCCCTCGATCGACTTGTCGGTGATGAAGTCGCCGTACTTCCAGATCTGGTTCGATCCGCCGAAGAGGGTGAACTGCTCGATGAACGCGCCGCGGGCGCCGTAGATCGACCACCGGTTGAACGCGCGCCCCTGCAGGATCCCCACGCGATTCACGAAACCGCTGCGCGCCTCGAACTCCTTGTCGAACGCCGTGAGGTGGTAGTTGAAACCGAAGGCGCGGCCAGTCCGGTCGACCTCCATATCCCAGAGCGGCGCCGAGCGCGTGTCGCCGGTGCGCGAATCGCGGGTCCATGAGTTCGCGAGCTGGGTCTGGAAGTAGTAGAGCTTCTTGAACACGAGGCGGGCATCGGCCGAGACGACGCGATTGAAGGCGCCGTCCTGCTCGCGATCGGTGAGCGTGAGGCCGGCGACCGAGTTGGCGCCGACATCACGGCGCACACGCGTCATGTTCACGAAAGCATTGGGTGCATCGCGCACTTCGTCGATCGAGTTGAGTTGCGCTACCGTGTAGTGCCCGAACTTGCCGGTGAGCTTGGCGCCCGCCAACGGATTCGCGATGCTGCGGGTGTAGACGAGGTTGTTTGGCGCAGCGAAGAGTTCGATCCCCTCGAGGAAGAACGGTCGCCGCTCCGGAAAGAAGAGCGCGAAGCGTTCGTTGATCGTCACCAACCCGGCATCCGACTCGACCTGCGAAAAGTCGGGATTGATGGTGCCGTCGAGGGTGACATTGGTGAAGCCGAAGCGCAAGTTACCGCCGACATCAGTCTTGAGGTCGCCGCGATCGAAATTGCCGCTGGCATCGCGCACGCCCGGCAGGTTCGCGGTGATCGTCGGCTGGATCTCGGTGACGACGCCGCGCTTGATGTCGTGGATCCCTTCGATGGTGCCGGCCTGTGCCAGGAAGGAGGCGCTCGCACGGCGCACGTCGGTCCAGGTGTCTTCGTAACCGGTGCGTTGTGTCGTCCGCGCGACGTTGATGCCCCAGGTCTGCTGCGCGCCACCAGCATAACGCAGCGACTTGAACGGGATCCGCATCTCGATGGCGTAACCGAACGAGGTGCGCTGTCCCTTGCTCTGCCAGAGGAAATCGGGGTTCCGGTCGATGGTGCCGGAGATCATCCCGGCGCTTGCCGCAAAACCGCCCTCGCTGCGCACGCCATCGTCCTGCACGCCGTAGGCATTGCTGCCGAAGAAGTAGGCGCGGCGCCGGTCGTTGAAGGTGTCGAGATAGACACTCACCTGGTCGTCGCTGGCGATGTTATCGCGCTTGGCGAGCGTGGCGCGCACCGACGACGGGTCGCGATCGTAGGCGAGGATCCCAAAGTGGATCGCCGTGGGCGAATACCAGACCAGCACCACGGTGGAGTCTTCGGCCGGACGGCCATCGACGGGCCGGGTCTGGTAGAAATGATCCAGCCGCGCTGCCTGCCGCCACACCGGCTCGTCGAGCACGCCATCGAGCACGATCTCGGCCTCGACCCTGGGCGGCTTCACCGCTGGAGCCGGGGCAACGGTCTGGGCGACGAGAGCCGCCGGAAGGGCGACCAGGAGCAACAACGACAAAGTGGGTTTCATAGGGGCGATAAGATAAGGGGCGCAGCATGCTGGGCCCATACTGCGAACGTCCCCTTACACCATCAGGGCGCGGGTGGATCCCGGCAAAGGGAGCTCTACCCAGAAGGTCGACCCCCGCCCCGCTTCCGAAACCACGCCGACACGCCCGCCCTGCGCCGCCGCGAGCCGGCTCACCAGCGCCAGGCCAAGCCCCATTCCCCCCGTGCTCTTGGCGCGCGAGCCATCGACCCGGTAGAACCGTTCCCAGACGTGCGGCAGGTGCTCGGGCGCGATGCCGATACCCGTATCGGCCACGGCAAGCCGCACCATCTCACCGACCCGTGATGCCGACAGCGTCACCGTGCCCCCATCAGGAGAATAGCGCCGGGCGTTCTGGACCAGGTTCCGGAGGATCTGCCCCAACCGTCGACGATCGGCGCGCACGGTCAGGCCGTCTTCGCCCACGGAGACCTCGATCGTGGCCTCGCCCGGCACTGGGGGAAAAGCCGCAGCGGTCCGCCGCAATTCTTCCGCGGCAGAGAGCGCCTCGAGGCTGAGCGGCAACTCGCCCGCATCGGCGAGCGAGAGGTCGCGCAGGTCATCGACCAGCTGGTTGAGGAGCCCGGCCTCTTCCTGCAGGGCGAGCATCAGGGAGTCATCCGGGGCGCGCAGTCCATCGCGCACCGCCTCGACCAGCCCGATGATGTTGGTGAGCGGCGTCCGCAGTTCGTGCGCAACATCGGTCACCATCTGTCGCCGTTGTGCCTCCGATGCGCCGAGCTCTTCGGCCAGCGCGTTGAACGACCGACCGAGCTCGGCCACTTCATCATCCCCACGCACTTCCACTCGCGAGTCCAGCTTCCCTTCGCGAAGCGCAGCCGTGGCACGCGAGAGTGCCCCGACTCGACCGAGGAGCGGACGCGCGATCAGCGCCGTCACGAGGGCCGAGAGTAACGAACCCACGAGCACCGCAATCGCGATCCGGCGACTCAGCTCCTCCGAGGGGCTGCGTCCTGACAGCCGGCTCGAACTCACCGAACGCTTGAGCGCCGGAATCAGCACCAGCGTCTTCGGCGCCGAGGCGGTGCCGAACGGGTGCCCCGAAATGGCGACCATGATCCGCTGCGTCGCCGAGCCCTTGGTGACCGACTGGGCGTAGCTCACCATCCCGCCACCGCGAAGCTGCAGGGCATCCGCGGCGAGATCGGGGATCGAGGTGCCGAGCACGCGCCCATCGCGATCGAGCACGGCGCCGCCAAGCAACATGCTGTCTGCGGCGGTAATACGACCAAGCGCCGCCGAGACGCCAACCGAATCGCCCGGTGTGACGGCCTCCACTGCGCCGATGAGGGACCGGGTGAGCGAGTCGAGCCGGCGATCGATCCGCGTCTCGACCGAGACCCGTTCGAGTTCGGTGATCGACCACCGACCGACCAGTAACGCGAGGGCGACCATCGCCGCAACCACGAAGAGCCAGACCACGACGAAGAATCGTAGTTGCAGCGATTTCACGTGACGGCCTCCGCGCCGAGTCGATAGCCCTGGCCAAAGGAGGTCTCGATGAAGGCGTCGGGTGCCGTCACCAGTGGCTCGAGTTTCCGACGGAGGTTGCGGACGTGCACATCGACCGTCCGGTCGAGCGCTTCGCGCGAGCGGCCCGGCAGCCGGTTCAGCAATGCCGCCCGTGAACAGACACGCCCAGGATGTTCGGCGAGTGCGTGCAGGATTTCGAATTCGCTCGGAGTCACCTCGAGGAGCGCATCGCCCACCCTCACCTCGCGACGCTCGAGATCGAGTTGCAGGATGCCGGCGCGAACCAGGTCGCGCTGCCCCGGTGGCGTCCGCCGCAGGATCGCGTTGGCGCGCGCCACCAGTTCACGCGGCGAGAAGGGCTTGGTGATGTAGTCGTCGGCGCCCCCCTCGAACCCCTCGAGTCGCTCCTCTTCGAGGGTGCGCGCCGTGACCATCATGACCGGCACGCCGCTCTCGGCGGTGAGCTGCCGGCACAGGGTCAGTCCATCGACGCCGGGAAGCATCCGGTCGAGGATCAGTAGGTCGAAGGTGCTGGCCCGTGCACGCTCGAGCGCGCGCGTGCCATCCCCCTCGACCCACACCTGGTGTCCGGCGTGTCGCAGGTACAGCGCAATCACTTCAGCCGTCCGGGCATCATCTTCGACGACCAGGATCCGACCGGCCTGCGGCACCATTGCTCCCACGGCGATCTCCCCTCGTTCGCTACTGGATCATAGTGGGAGCGGGTAGCGCTCAAGCAGCTGCAGGTCATCGCTGTTGATATGCGCCACGTAGACCGAGGCCGCACCCATCCCTACCACGATCCGGTCGGCGGGAAGGCGGACGCTCGTCACGAGAGCCCCCTGATCGTTGAAGACATCATAGAGCGCCGTCTTGCCAGCCGGTTGATAGCGCCGGGCCCAGAGGCGTTCCTTGCCATCGACAAAGAGCTGGCTCGGATCGAACGGGGGCTTGGTGGCCGGGAACGACGAGGCCGCCGGCCCATCATCACCACGAGGCCGACCGCGCGACAGCGAGAAGGTCTGTTCGCCGTTGCGATTCTCGACGCCAATGTTGATCTGCCCGCTCCGACCCAGATCCTCCGAATACTCCTTCCGCTCTGCCTCGCCGATCTTCACCGGCGTGTAGGCCACCGGGGCCCCGACGCGCCGGGCACCGCCACGAGGAATCACCTCGACGCGATAGGTTCCGCTCCGGACCAGGAACACCGTACCCGCCTGGCTCACCGCCCAGCCATCGGCGGCCGCAAGCGGCACCGGCGACATCCGCTGCTGTCGCGAGTTGGCGCTTCCCGACTCGGTCCGCTTCATCTCGGCGGCCTTGAGACTCGCAATGCGCGTGGTCTTCTGGGTTGCGCGGTCAAAGCGGTTGAGGGCAACCGAGTCGCTCCCCGGTCCGCCGCGGAAGTAGATCCCGCCGGTGCGATCGACGCCGCCCGGAATCATCACCGTAACGCCACCACCAGGCCCGCCGGCGCCACCGCCTTCGCCCCCCATGATCGGTGTCGTGTTCCCGAGCTTGCCATTGGGCGCCACCAGCGTGAGCCGGTTGTTGCCGAGATCTACCAGCAGCGAGGAATC of Gemmatimonadota bacterium contains these proteins:
- a CDS encoding beta-ketoacyl-ACP synthase III, with product MPNLQIIGTGHLVPERVVTNDDLAAIMDTSDEWISQRTGIRERRWIREGETGIELATGAANKALEMAGLTVADIDAIIYATSTADHFAPGNGVLLQHAMGFGNIPAFDLRAQCSGFVYSLSMADAFIKAGTFRTILIVGQEIQSTALDVSSAGRDSAVIFADGAGAVIVGAVEGDDASAVLAIDLHGDGGYAHELWVDAPGAIYHPRVQHEHVGAKAFLQMNGREVFRHATTRMPESVRAALAKANVATSDLTLLIPHQANLRISELVQRSLELRDDQVYNNIQRFGNTTAATIPIALDECVRAGRLKRGDLLAVTAFGSGFLWGSAVIRW
- a CDS encoding DUF2911 domain-containing protein gives rise to the protein MTAGLRAAIVAAMMICALPVASPAQIRASELGSITQMIDGTKLTITYSRPRTRGRTKLFGTPAAHWGETWTPGANWATTLEVSKDVTIGGRPVPKGKYAVWMILKEQGDWTMVLDPDSHRFHMDPPDSAARQIRFPVTIDQAQFVDVLTWSIPELSVGGGTIAMQWGTTRATMKLVVQPSLKVELAESEARPYLGKFRYTEMEGRDSGKTKELILTHENGTLKAQFEPNDNWMGKFAMIRVAPEIFAPGLYDKSGEIYEVLRPDMLFTFKRVAGRPATFEVRYDDDTLAARGVRFPN
- a CDS encoding DUF5916 domain-containing protein, with product MKPTLSLLLLVALPAALVAQTVAPAPAVKPPRVEAEIVLDGVLDEPVWRQAARLDHFYQTRPVDGRPAEDSTVVLVWYSPTAIHFGILAYDRDPSSVRATLAKRDNIASDDQVSVYLDTFNDRRRAYFFGSNAYGVQDDGVRSEGGFAASAGMISGTIDRNPDFLWQSKGQRTSFGYAIEMRIPFKSLRYAGGAQQTWGINVARTTQRTGYEDTWTDVRRASASFLAQAGTIEGIHDIKRGVVTEIQPTITANLPGVRDASGNFDRGDLKTDVGGNLRFGFTNVTLDGTINPDFSQVESDAGLVTINERFALFFPERRPFFLEGIELFAAPNNLVYTRSIANPLAGAKLTGKFGHYTVAQLNSIDEVRDAPNAFVNMTRVRRDVGANSVAGLTLTDREQDGAFNRVVSADARLVFKKLYYFQTQLANSWTRDSRTGDTRSAPLWDMEVDRTGRAFGFNYHLTAFDKEFEARSGFVNRVGILQGRAFNRWSIYGARGAFIEQFTLFGGSNQIWKYGDFITDKSIEGAAQLNWSFRFRGGWNVSGQFSEGFARFERNNYTNYTVAGPTSTLPFALASGVFDQWSGNASISTPLYKQFDASISTNLGRTPIFPEAAQGEVTTLRGSVNLRPTPSTRLSGTVTWTKLARAADGSEFARTVIPRVKVEVQPNRALFFRLVGEYRSERQAALRDPATGYAILVDGTPAGATKRNRLRMDWLASYEPTPGTVAFLGYGSTLDGDQTLTLQNLRRLDDGFFLKVAYLFRR
- a CDS encoding ATP-binding protein; this encodes MKSLQLRFFVVVWLFVVAAMVALALLVGRWSITELERVSVETRIDRRLDSLTRSLIGAVEAVTPGDSVGVSAALGRITAADSMLLGGAVLDRDGRVLGTSIPDLAADALQLRGGGMVSYAQSVTKGSATQRIMVAISGHPFGTASAPKTLVLIPALKRSVSSSRLSGRSPSEELSRRIAIAVLVGSLLSALVTALIARPLLGRVGALSRATAALREGKLDSRVEVRGDDEVAELGRSFNALAEELGASEAQRRQMVTDVAHELRTPLTNIIGLVEAVRDGLRAPDDSLMLALQEEAGLLNQLVDDLRDLSLADAGELPLSLEALSAAEELRRTAAAFPPVPGEATIEVSVGEDGLTVRADRRRLGQILRNLVQNARRYSPDGGTVTLSASRVGEMVRLAVADTGIGIAPEHLPHVWERFYRVDGSRAKSTGGMGLGLALVSRLAAAQGGRVGVVSEAGRGSTFWVELPLPGSTRALMV
- a CDS encoding response regulator transcription factor; the encoded protein is MVPQAGRILVVEDDARTAEVIALYLRHAGHQVWVEGDGTRALERARASTFDLLILDRMLPGVDGLTLCRQLTAESGVPVMMVTARTLEEERLEGFEGGADDYITKPFSPRELVARANAILRRTPPGQRDLVRAGILQLDLERREVRVGDALLEVTPSEFEILHALAEHPGRVCSRAALLNRLPGRSREALDRTVDVHVRNLRRKLEPLVTAPDAFIETSFGQGYRLGAEAVT